The following proteins come from a genomic window of Mercenaria mercenaria strain notata unplaced genomic scaffold, MADL_Memer_1 contig_801, whole genome shotgun sequence:
- the LOC128554845 gene encoding uncharacterized protein LOC128554845 isoform X3, protein MLIYVLDILLVLLQVFGIQASGRYFKLNKTWFEASKKCDMVMPNVKITSDKFVMDIQEQIDLDENGLWVGYFTMKTGFEYLGCSGKPRPTSDERTVWNTPGLCHTFCNKAAVIGISGHECFCLNGEPSRSDYTCNWSCKSHDWISCGGDNLQSVYRSSNEVFGKEATKWEKGDCLSFEYTDGKNKQFTWKSCSNYSRQLCYATDRLINGDGYGPWNVSVQHCLTPSSRPSYYKDLQDTNVSINPSWSAIIRSDVMYEYKDFKDSFTNVQYGYLTTDKKTSQFILMFTKDGKDTKKAALCQNIGVSVAVVLSAIAVASTIVVLKRRQKIPSLCRGIAKTKESGYTDSNNVTVRNPNVKTAFDNFGYSVAPKNSNASDEHQTINHTHAYFEHDRPETVSNTNEEKENDYNEITLDINATYDHADNKTKNGEQNTEHTYDTTKTPAIKRKEFADNNPDNFGDTGEDAYNHINEQPLKSSKTENVYGVPKQQENYSKGAGKSFDEDIRDTEDTYNHINEKPLKSDGTDNVYGLSSN, encoded by the exons CATCTGGCCGATATTTCAAACTGAACAAAACATGGTTTGAGGCCAGCAAAAAATGTGACATGGTTATGCCAAATGTAAAAATTACTTCAGACAAATTTGTTATGGATATCCAAGAGCAAATAGACCTAGACGAAAATGGTTTATGGGTAGGATACTTTACAATGAAAACTGGATTTGAATACTTGG GTTGTTCGGGAAAGCCACGTCCGACTAGTGACGAAAGAACTGTGTGGAACACACCTGGTTTATGTCACACATTTTGCAACAAGGCTGCAGTTATTGGAATAAGTGGACATGAG TGTTTCTGCCTAAACGGGGAGCCATCCAGAAGCGATTATACATGCAACTGGTCTTGTAAGTCCCATGACTGGATTTCATGTGGTGGGGATAATCTGCAGTCCGTTTACAGGTCTAGCAATGAAG TGTTCGGTAAAGAGGCAACGAAATGGGAAAAGGGCGACTGTCTCAGTTTTGAATACACTGATggcaaaaacaaacaatttacttGGAAATCATGTTCGAACTACAGTCGTCAACTCT GTTATGCAACGGATCGACTAATTAACGGTGATGGTTATGGTCCATGGAATGTATCTGTTCAACATTGTCTTACACCATCTTCACGCCCGTCGTATTACAAGGATTTACAAGACACAAATGTTTCAATCAATCCGTCGTGGTCAGCAATCATTCGAAGCGATGTAATGTATGAATATAAAG ATTTTAAAGACAGTTTCACTAATGTTCAATATGGATATTTAACCACTGATAAGAAAACGTCACAATTCATTCTGATGTTTACAAAAGATGGAAAAGATACAAAGAAGGCTGCGCTTTGTCAAAACA TTGGAGTATCAGTCGCCGTTGTCCTAAGTGCCATTGCGGTTGCTTCTACAATTGTTGTTCTTAAAAGACG ACAGAAAATCCCGTCCTTATGTAGAGGAATTGCAAAAACCAAAGAATCGGGATACACTGATTCAAATAATGTGACCGTTAGAAATCCAAATGTAAAGACAGCCTTTGACAACTTTGGTTATTCCGTAGCTCCGAAGAATTCAAATGCTAGTGACGAACACCAAACTATTAATCACACTCACGCATACTTTGAACATGATCGGCCTGAAACTGTCAGTAATACAAATGAAGAGAAAGAGAATgattataatgaaataacattgGACATAAATGCTACATATGATCATGCAGACAACAAAACGAAAAATGGAGAACAAAACACTGAACACACTTATGACACTACGAAAACGCCAGCGATCAAGCGCAAAGAATTCGCTGACAACAATCCAGATAATTTTGGTGACACAGGTGAAGATGCCTACAATCATATAAATGAACAACCGTTGAAAAGCAGCAAAACAGAGAATGTGTATGGTGTGCCGAAACAACAAGAAAATTATTCTAAAGGTGCTGGTAAAAGTTTTGACGAAGATATCCGCGATACAGAAGACACTTACAACCATATAAATGAAAAACCTCTGAAATCTGACGGAACAGATAATGTATATGGTCTGTCTAGCAATTAA
- the LOC128554845 gene encoding uncharacterized protein LOC128554845 isoform X1 encodes MLIYVLDILLVLLQVFGIQASGRYFKLNKTWFEASKKCDMVMPNVKITSDKFVMDIQEQIDLDENGLWVGYFTMKTGFEYLGCSGKPRPTSDERTVWNTPGLCHTFCNKAAVIGISGHECFCLNGEPSRSDYTCNWSCKSHDWISCGGDNLQSVYRSSNEVFGKEATKWEKGDCLSFEYTDGKNKQFTWKSCSNYSRQLCYATDRLINGDGYGPWNVSVQHCLTPSSRPSYYKDLQDTNVSINPSWSAIIRSDVMYEYKDFKDSFTNVQYGYLTTDKKTSQFILMFTKDGKDTKKAALCQNKGFVENANDDQSSSKGVPVGVSVAVVLSAIAVASTIVVLKRRQKIPSLCRGIAKTKESGYTDSNNVTVRNPNVKTAFDNFGYSVAPKNSNASDEHQTINHTHAYFEHDRPETVSNTNEEKENDYNEITLDINATYDHADNKTKNGEQNTEHTYDTTKTPAIKRKEFADNNPDNFGDTGEDAYNHINEQPLKSSKTENVYGVPKQQENYSKGAGKSFDEDIRDTEDTYNHINEKPLKSDGTDNVYGLSSN; translated from the exons CATCTGGCCGATATTTCAAACTGAACAAAACATGGTTTGAGGCCAGCAAAAAATGTGACATGGTTATGCCAAATGTAAAAATTACTTCAGACAAATTTGTTATGGATATCCAAGAGCAAATAGACCTAGACGAAAATGGTTTATGGGTAGGATACTTTACAATGAAAACTGGATTTGAATACTTGG GTTGTTCGGGAAAGCCACGTCCGACTAGTGACGAAAGAACTGTGTGGAACACACCTGGTTTATGTCACACATTTTGCAACAAGGCTGCAGTTATTGGAATAAGTGGACATGAG TGTTTCTGCCTAAACGGGGAGCCATCCAGAAGCGATTATACATGCAACTGGTCTTGTAAGTCCCATGACTGGATTTCATGTGGTGGGGATAATCTGCAGTCCGTTTACAGGTCTAGCAATGAAG TGTTCGGTAAAGAGGCAACGAAATGGGAAAAGGGCGACTGTCTCAGTTTTGAATACACTGATggcaaaaacaaacaatttacttGGAAATCATGTTCGAACTACAGTCGTCAACTCT GTTATGCAACGGATCGACTAATTAACGGTGATGGTTATGGTCCATGGAATGTATCTGTTCAACATTGTCTTACACCATCTTCACGCCCGTCGTATTACAAGGATTTACAAGACACAAATGTTTCAATCAATCCGTCGTGGTCAGCAATCATTCGAAGCGATGTAATGTATGAATATAAAG ATTTTAAAGACAGTTTCACTAATGTTCAATATGGATATTTAACCACTGATAAGAAAACGTCACAATTCATTCTGATGTTTACAAAAGATGGAAAAGATACAAAGAAGGCTGCGCTTTGTCAAAACA AAGGATTTGTTGAAAACGCTAATGATGACCAATCTTCTAGTAAAGGCGTGCCTG TTGGAGTATCAGTCGCCGTTGTCCTAAGTGCCATTGCGGTTGCTTCTACAATTGTTGTTCTTAAAAGACG ACAGAAAATCCCGTCCTTATGTAGAGGAATTGCAAAAACCAAAGAATCGGGATACACTGATTCAAATAATGTGACCGTTAGAAATCCAAATGTAAAGACAGCCTTTGACAACTTTGGTTATTCCGTAGCTCCGAAGAATTCAAATGCTAGTGACGAACACCAAACTATTAATCACACTCACGCATACTTTGAACATGATCGGCCTGAAACTGTCAGTAATACAAATGAAGAGAAAGAGAATgattataatgaaataacattgGACATAAATGCTACATATGATCATGCAGACAACAAAACGAAAAATGGAGAACAAAACACTGAACACACTTATGACACTACGAAAACGCCAGCGATCAAGCGCAAAGAATTCGCTGACAACAATCCAGATAATTTTGGTGACACAGGTGAAGATGCCTACAATCATATAAATGAACAACCGTTGAAAAGCAGCAAAACAGAGAATGTGTATGGTGTGCCGAAACAACAAGAAAATTATTCTAAAGGTGCTGGTAAAAGTTTTGACGAAGATATCCGCGATACAGAAGACACTTACAACCATATAAATGAAAAACCTCTGAAATCTGACGGAACAGATAATGTATATGGTCTGTCTAGCAATTAA
- the LOC128554845 gene encoding uncharacterized protein LOC128554845 isoform X2, translating to MFIYVLDILLVLIQTFEIQASGRYFKLNKTWFEASKKCDMVMPNVKITSDKFVMDIQEQIDLDENGLWVGYFTMKTGFEYLGCSGKPRPTSDERTVWNTPGLCHTFCNKAAVIGISGHECFCLNGEPSRSDYTCNWSCKSHDWISCGGDNLQSVYRSSNEVFGKEATKWEKGDCLSFEYTDGKNKQFTWKSCSNYSRQLCYATDRLINGDGYGPWNVSVQHCLTPSSRPSYYKDLQDTNVSINPSWSAIIRSDVMYEYKDFKDSFTNVQYGYLTTDKKTSQFILMFTKDGKDTKKAALCQNKGFVENANDDQSSSKGVPVGVSVAVVLSAIAVASTIVVLKRRQKIPSLCRGIAKTKESGYTDSNNVTVRNPNVKTAFDNFGYSVAPKNSNASDEHQTINHTHAYFEHDRPETVSNTNEEKENDYNEITLDINATYDHADNKTKNGEQNTEHTYDTTKTPAIKRKEFADNNPDNFGDTGEDAYNHINEQPLKSSKTENVYGVPKQQENYSKGAGKSFDEDIRDTEDTYNHINEKPLKSDGTDNVYGLSSN from the exons CATCTGGCCGATATTTCAAACTGAACAAAACATGGTTTGAGGCCAGCAAAAAATGTGACATGGTTATGCCAAATGTAAAAATTACTTCAGACAAATTTGTTATGGATATCCAAGAGCAAATAGACCTAGACGAAAATGGTTTATGGGTAGGATACTTTACAATGAAAACTGGATTTGAATACTTGG GTTGTTCGGGAAAGCCACGTCCGACTAGTGACGAAAGAACTGTGTGGAACACACCTGGTTTATGTCACACATTTTGCAACAAGGCTGCAGTTATTGGAATAAGTGGACATGAG TGTTTCTGCCTAAACGGGGAGCCATCCAGAAGCGATTATACATGCAACTGGTCTTGTAAGTCCCATGACTGGATTTCATGTGGTGGGGATAATCTGCAGTCCGTTTACAGGTCTAGCAATGAAG TGTTCGGTAAAGAGGCAACGAAATGGGAAAAGGGCGACTGTCTCAGTTTTGAATACACTGATggcaaaaacaaacaatttacttGGAAATCATGTTCGAACTACAGTCGTCAACTCT GTTATGCAACGGATCGACTAATTAACGGTGATGGTTATGGTCCATGGAATGTATCTGTTCAACATTGTCTTACACCATCTTCACGCCCGTCGTATTACAAGGATTTACAAGACACAAATGTTTCAATCAATCCGTCGTGGTCAGCAATCATTCGAAGCGATGTAATGTATGAATATAAAG ATTTTAAAGACAGTTTCACTAATGTTCAATATGGATATTTAACCACTGATAAGAAAACGTCACAATTCATTCTGATGTTTACAAAAGATGGAAAAGATACAAAGAAGGCTGCGCTTTGTCAAAACA AAGGATTTGTTGAAAACGCTAATGATGACCAATCTTCTAGTAAAGGCGTGCCTG TTGGAGTATCAGTCGCCGTTGTCCTAAGTGCCATTGCGGTTGCTTCTACAATTGTTGTTCTTAAAAGACG ACAGAAAATCCCGTCCTTATGTAGAGGAATTGCAAAAACCAAAGAATCGGGATACACTGATTCAAATAATGTGACCGTTAGAAATCCAAATGTAAAGACAGCCTTTGACAACTTTGGTTATTCCGTAGCTCCGAAGAATTCAAATGCTAGTGACGAACACCAAACTATTAATCACACTCACGCATACTTTGAACATGATCGGCCTGAAACTGTCAGTAATACAAATGAAGAGAAAGAGAATgattataatgaaataacattgGACATAAATGCTACATATGATCATGCAGACAACAAAACGAAAAATGGAGAACAAAACACTGAACACACTTATGACACTACGAAAACGCCAGCGATCAAGCGCAAAGAATTCGCTGACAACAATCCAGATAATTTTGGTGACACAGGTGAAGATGCCTACAATCATATAAATGAACAACCGTTGAAAAGCAGCAAAACAGAGAATGTGTATGGTGTGCCGAAACAACAAGAAAATTATTCTAAAGGTGCTGGTAAAAGTTTTGACGAAGATATCCGCGATACAGAAGACACTTACAACCATATAAATGAAAAACCTCTGAAATCTGACGGAACAGATAATGTATATGGTCTGTCTAGCAATTAA